The genome window cacaataattGTCatattaatcagtaatgaaaattatttttggTTACAGCCCTGTTTGTGTAAATAGTAATGGTTATATTATCGactactgtaaaaaaaacaaaacaaaataagaacaaactgaaactgtgcTATACTTGGTAATACGTTCATTAGGGTTACTTGGTAAAACTTAAAGGGAACTAGGAAGAAAACAGGCTCACCTAGTTCCCTTTCCAAATATGTTTTCTGCATCAGTTGTACTATTTCACATTCCAAAGAACAACAGCCATTACTTCAACCATGCATTGCAGTGATTTAGCATAACCATTAATGGCTCTTTAGGTGCAGTGGGAATTCAAACAATAACATGATGCACTTGTGAGGCAATCTCCGAATACTAACATGCTATCTTGACAGCAGTCAGTACTAATAATAGCCATGTTaattgtttacattcattttgataatgttaggtgtttttttgtttttttttttgcatgtgaatGAGGCATAAGGTTGTTGGATACAGGTAATAATGGCAATGATGTGCTGCGCTCCAGTATACACCCCCTGAGACACCAGTATCTGGTTTAGCAGCTAATCCAGTAGCATAAAGTACACATCAATGGCAGTGAGCAGTAACTGCCGGGCCAAGTAGCTGGTTCAGACTAAAAGGTATGTTTGTGACAGctattttcattgtgtttataTGATTGTGGAGATTATCAGAGttgtttatatatgtatttattaaaagaCACCGTCTACTCATCACTACTCCTCCCCAGTACTCTCATGAGGACTCATCCTCCAGCAGCAGTTACATAGTGCATGCTCATGTGTTTTGGGGGAGTGGCTTTGGAGGGAGGAATGAAGGCAGGGAATGAGGATTTTTGGCTGCATGCTTTTAACATCTCCAGCATTACCAACCCCAGCTTTaagattttgtcatttttgtaaaCGTTGCTTTTTATGAAGTTAGCATGTTGCAAGGTGACAAGAGTGTAACCCGTAAAACTGTCTCACTTCATGATGTGCAACGTGGGGTTGGTTCTCACCTCAATTTTTTCACAAATAGCTTTTCTGTacttgaaagaaagaaaacgtgTGCAACATGAACATGCAAATCACACGAGTTGAACAAGagctttgatgtgtttgtgcatgtgtgtgaaagagaataTTGATGAACAGAGAGACCAAACTACTATCAGCTGCACCACAAGATAGAGTGCAGGGAAGTCTGACAAAGTGGAAAACCGAGTGAGTCATTTGGTAGTTTTGCCTCTTTAGATCTTTCCCTGTACTACAGATGCAACAGCAGCCTACAGAAGGTGTCATCCATACTTAttgcatctgtctctgtcttcccaGAAGTTTGTTTACACTTGTCGTTGTTGCATTGCTGTAATGTCGATGACTAGCTGTGAGTGTACTTGTCACTGATGTTAATGAGCTGTTGAAGACCATCtggcagtttgtgtgtgtgtgtgtgtgtgtgtgtgtgtgtgtgtgtgtgtgtgtgtgtgtgtgtgtgtgtgtgtgtgtgtgtgtttgtgtttgtgtgtagctCTCTATCTATCTAGGGAGGTACATACATGAGTCTTTGCTCCATGCAGCACTGGAGGCCTGCTGGACCAGGCTTATATTGTGTCCACCTTTTTTGACTTTGTCCTTGTGAGGAGGACTTCCAGTCGTGCTAGTTCCATGCTGTAGATGCCTGTCTGGGGCCCCTGGCCTTTTGTACTGTACCAtgtacctgtctgtgtgtgtttatgagtaaTTGATTCAGTATATGATTCAGTTGCATGCATGCTTTTGCCATTAAGTCAGCATCCTTCCAGATTTTGGCTACATCAGTTGTGTGGACGTGGTTTGAATTTAGAAAACTGAAATTGAATGGTTATTTTAATAAATTTCTGAATTGAATTTGCAGAACAATTACTGTATTGTGATATATTCTGTTACGATGATATAGAATTACATGTATTGTGATAGAAGATTATGGCCATAATGCCCACCCCTAACTGGCGATGAAAAAGGATTGCAACTGGAACATTACAACCTTCTAATGGAGACATCATCTAAGATTCCAAGACAACTTACTTGTTGCACTGAAAACTGGCCACCAAggttctttttttaatttacttgcAGCAGCTTTTGGTCAGACAAGTAATTTGTGTATCTATTTTGTCTTGGCCCCAGCAGTATCTATAAAACACATTGTAATTAACATACATATAACCACAACAGACACATTTATACAcatgtatatacacatgtatatatgGAATTGTAAAACTAGATACTATAGTGCAGAACTAGAGtaataagaaaaagagaaactttcaTACACTGCAATGCAATGTAATAGAGTTACAATAAACTGCCACATATTTTGCACActtcataaaacaaaataattctgAACAAAATGTATCATAGGTAGTGTTTATTTTAAGACTGTTGTCTTGCATTAAAATGAGCTTTGATTTCTGTTTATCTGCACCTTCAGTTTATGGGTTTTGCATGGAATTGGCCTTTTTTTTATAAAGTATGGTCCAAAAATTAATACAACTTTCAAATCTTTGTTGCCTTATTGTCAAAGAAAAGGTTTAGGGAATGATCCTAGAAGAGAGGTAACACTTTGCTAGTACAAACTAAGCAAATAATTAATATTGAATATGGAGAATAGAAGCTTTGTTAATAGGCAGGCAGTCAAATTCATTCATGAAGACTAAAATATAACTTTCAGCATAAATATTCTATGCAAGAAACCATAAATGAGGCAACATGAGAGTGATGTTCATATGTTGATATGTTGAGAAGAGATGAagacatgcaaatgtgtgttcTCATATTCGTGAAATTATGCAGTGCTAACTCTATTCCTACAGTTTTGCCAAAAGAGAACCTCTTCATAATActgcaaatattaaaaataagaaaactgtgaCTAAATGTGCTTGTCAACAACCTTTTTCCCATGACTAAGAAGAGACAATGACGAAACTGCACCGTCATCATTAAAACTGTGACTATATCAGCATGCAGTATTGTTGATGAAAAAACAAGCCTAAAACTTAGTGTAAAAAATAAGAACTTTACCAaactctgtctttattttcattgacaaaaagAGTAGACAAAATATtatagcctttttttttcattcagggCAGCAGTTCAGGTTCCTGTGCTCGCAGCACACAATGAGCACAATCAGGGCTCGGAGTAACACCTCTTATCAGCTCTCTCTACACAGCTCTCATGGTTTTATCATAGTTTTAAAGAGAGTATTCAGCCCTGTGGTTCAAAATACATATGCAAATCAGAACATCTTCCATGTCTGGATGTATTCCTTAAATTGATAACATCAGACCACTAAACGAGACACTTAATGCAAAGATGCATTCTTCTGCTGCAGTCATTCAGCCTGCGTTTTTTATTGGGTAACGGTGAGATAAAATCTTACTCTGAAATAAGTACGACTTAAATGACATTTTAGCTGGACCAGCATGACTGTTCAATATGAACTGATGACTGTAAAAGACTAAAATGGCAACAaatttcattaaataaaaccaTAGTAAAATAGTTTGACTACTATAAGACTACAATGCTaagattttcagtttcaaaaaaaacaaaaaaaaaacagggtgaGGTTGactaaatatgataaaaaacTAGCGAGAACATTTGGCAGAGGACTAAGACTAAgtctaaataaaaaatagctgACAAAATTACCACTGCTTTTTATTAGTTTGAGAAACTGCTAGTCTTCATCTGTAGTTTGCTGTGAGAGATGGACAGCTACTATCCACCTTTACCTCAATAAAGCCAGCTCTCTCTCATTGGAGTTCAGAATTACAGACGCTTTAATTttctaataataacaaaatatacATATCTAATAATTAGATATGTAAATATTTAGTGTTTATCAAAAATACAGTGACTTAAGCATACTGATGGATTAATAAACAAAACTCTCCTTTTTACAATTCTGGTTGCAAACTTTTCATGTCGGTAATTACAGCAGGTTATCGAAGTTCACCTGTCAGACTTCCTGATCACGCCCAAATGCTGTCGTTCTTGTTTGGCTAGGTCAGCTATTTTTGTGTAGCCTTGCAGTTAACAAAATTGGCAGGTTCTTTCAAAGCCCAGATGTTCCTGCCAGTGACAAGGCAAGTTGGCAAGACATTTTGAGTTGCCTGCTCTGTAACTGTTTTCATATCTTTAACAACTAGTGATCAGATGTCATAGACCTGACAATGaaggtggaaaaacaagaaCGGAAAAATCTCCAGCTTGTTGCGGTTGCTGAAGCTGTCTAGTGCAGTCTCTAAAACAAATGGGTTAGACACAATATCATGAAACACCTGTACAGTCTAGTGCAATCTAATACAGTAGCCATCATTGAAACTGTGTCAGGGAGGTATTGATTGTGCTCTGGTAACTTTTACCCTGAACAGCTTGTGTTTAGACACTTCTTCAATTCCTAGTACCAGGTGGGAAATAAGAGGACCCACAACATTCTCGAAGATTTTATGGGATTTCCATGCCACGTATCAAAAAATGAGCTCATTAGTGCGTAACACAGTCAACccaccatttctttttttttttttttaccacagtGGCATACTTGAGTAGTCTAGTTTAAGCTAACCAGAGTTAAGCAAGTCTTGCTAAAACTGCTTGTGCTGCTCTCCATGGGTTTGCGCTTGTAAGCATGTTGTACCACTGCCCACATCCTAACCTTGTGATGGCACATATTTCTTTGAGTGCTGATTGATAGCACCTGTTTTAACTAGGCCTGTTATggtttaaatattcattttcctTACTATGATGATGGGCCCGCTCATGCCCGTGGTCATGTGGTTACCTGTGacttatttcccttttttttctttttcccacagCCCCACACTTTGGATGATTTGATATTGAAACTGAGAGTTAGAggcagaaatatgttttctttttctagttTTTGTATAGTCAACCTCTCATATGTAAAATGTGGTTGGAATACCTGTCATGTAGCCAACAGCCTGTGATGTGGGCCAGTGTGAGTGGTTTTCCACACAGCAGGAATGGCTGGTTAAGCTCAAAGTTGATAGACTGAAGCTGGTAACACTGAAAGTTGTTACACAACATGGCTGGTTAGTTGAACTTATTGTCATTTGTTGGAAACCTAATTCAGCAATGCTTTGAAATACTAAGTAAAGTATTTTTGTTTCCAGCCACAGAAGTACCATATGTATAAGACGAGTACTGTTTCTTTCCATGTGCCGTCATTCAACATATTGGTCAGTTACTCAGATTCTCCACTGTGTTTGAGTGCCTCAGGGGGTCCAAGGCAGTGATCATGTGGTGTGCACGCTGCTTCCCTCTTCTCAGAAAGTGACTCATCAAGAACGAGACTAGTCCCCAGACTTGTTTCCCATATAAcctgttggggttttttttgtcatttatgccaacatacgcTTATATCCTTTTAGATTTCGTCTGTGCAATAGTAtcaacactatttattattattattaatctgaaggcagtaTACATTTTgtactcttgtggcagcagtattctcaggATTACAATGTGCAATTCGTGTAAAAatctgtatatatatagtatatttttatggctatttttccacagttattgtgtcaaagcatttttaaaaaaacaaatttctacatgtttttttcttttatatagtcgcttgtataatatgtacatatatatagtcaacttttattttgtatttgtttttttttaatttatctctgttgctatttttctttccaaccactacaactgctactactactacttacaTGCTgcggctggggattaataaagtttcatcttatctcttatcttatcttggtCACAGATCTATacagtggtgtgtgttttatctttgAGGTCCTGCTGGGGGGCTTTCAGCATGCAAGACTTGAAGAATAACTTGTTTCTGGTAAAGGCTTTAATATGCAACCCTGTGATCAGTGCTTATTTCCCGAACGTAGTTGTTCACCAGTCTATTTTTAGTAAGGCATTCCTAGATTATTATTTGGCCTTGTTGTTGTCTTAAGAGCCTTTATGTGTACCTTGAATGTGATGTCCCTGACTGCCTCGGAGTGGACATTATGTAGGACCAAGCGCTGTGTAGTGGAACACGCAGTCCTCAGCTGCGAGATGGTGCCGACCCCCCCTCCTACTCCCACACCCACCAACCTCCACCTCTGTCCACCCACATCCCTAAACACTCCTAGGTCCACAGACCAATTGTGAAGATGAAGATCTATTAAAAGCACgctcgcatgcacacacacacacacacacacacacacacacacacacacacacacaaaacagccaaaTCTAAACCAACCTCTAAGAATGATACAAGTCTTTGAAACATTTATACTTGTAAATGACTTACTATCGGTAGTATCtgttttgtattattgttgGCAATGTGTTGTCAATGGTTGGACAAAACTAAATATCTGGTGACTTCACCGTGACTGGGTAGATGTGATGAACATTTGCTacataaagtgtgtgtgaattttgGGTTGTCGGTTTCTGAAAGTATTTGTTGGAAGCTTGTTGTCAGTTTAATGCATGGTTAGCTCTACAACACCAGTGAGAGTTTGTAAAATAGCTACTGAATATTTTGGTATCACTAGGTTATGTAGTTTTCTATGTTTGGATTTTCATTGTCATCTCAGTTGCTAAGAAACACATAGTAGATTTGTCAGGGGGAGTTTATTTATCCGCTTAATAGCAAAGGTGACTGAAGGCACCATGAATGTTTCTGCATATTTAAATTTATTCAAACCAATGTAGGAATAggttagttttatttttttttatcaccaaTCAATGAAGCAGGGCTCTGGTCTGTCAGGAGAGATGGattaacatgtgtttttactCGTACTCAAACTTGAAACCATTAGCATATTGTTACCCAATACAGCTTGGTAGATAGAAGatagaagaaaaaaacccacaaaatttcatgaaaaacaatgattaaTGACCAGTATGCTACCACCTTTAGCAGTGCAGTTTCCAATAACATTTTGTTAATGACATGAAATTTGATTGAAGACCATGTTTATAGACATGCTAATgagtttttgattttttttctgtctctgtctctctttctctctatttctatctccctctttctctctctagaGAGTCCAGTGAGGAGTGCAATGGGATCAGCAGTGCTCTGTCAGTGGAGTCTGTGCCGGGGCCAAGACTGAACTGGTGTCCTGCCAGTACTACTACCCCTGCccctgctccagctcctgctctggGGCCCGAGCCCACGCCCAACCCTGTCAGAATGGGGGATGGCCTGGATGCAGCACAGATGTCgggcagtagcagcagcagccaggggCACGCCCAGCAACAGGGCAACCCCTCACCTCCAGAGTATATCAATCCCAGCAGGCCAAAACGCCAGACCAATCAGCTGCAGTACCTGCTCAAGATGGTGGTGAAGGCCCTGTGGAAGCACCAGTTTGCCTGGCCCTTTCATGCACCAGTGGATGCAGTCAAACTTAACCTGCCCGTGAGTACTAGCTTTGTGTTCGTGTGAATGATTCCACATGCCTCAAAACTGTCATGGACCTCACATAGAAACTGCCGCTAGATTATCTACATTTACACAATTAGTTGTacatttatgtttctttgtgttgatTTATGTGTATTATTGTGTAAACCAACTAGGTCACCCCTCTTGTTTACCGTTTGTATGCATATAGCATAGTTTGAGATATCAGGCCTCATTTTCCTCCTTTCAGATAGTAACATTCATTTCATCTACAATGTGAAACCAACTTTCACACACATAATACTCTGTGAAtgtgtctttcatttcattgtagCTGAGTGAGTGATTTTATATCATTGTGCGCATCAGTAGACCTCCCACTGGTCCTAATACTTTATGTTTAttgaacaaaataaatgtcagcgAATGTCCATGCAAATATCTTTTGCTCTGCTTAGTATTGCTTGTGATATAAGCacaagaaggaaagaaaaacacctcacaaacTTTGTCATacatcttcatttttttggtAGTCTTGGTTGGCAAGGACAGCAGTTGATTAGGTATCGCTGACACCAcaaagatttattttgaaatgaaaatgtgaacagaTGATATGCATGACAGGATGATGGATGAAAACCAACATTAATGATTTAGGGACAGTTAAATATAAATCTGATGATAAAAATGGATTGCTTAATTGAGAGAGGCAAGTTTTTTTATCTTTGCATTTTTGATGTAACTCCTATGCAAACTTTTCAGGACTACTACACAATAATCAAAAATCCTATGGACATGGGAACAATCAAGAAAAGGCTTGAGAACAGTTATTACTGGAATGCCCAAGAATGTATCCAAGACTTCAACACGATGTTTACCAACTGCTACATATACAACAAGGTAACATATTTGTACTGTACACTGGAGCCATTGTTACCAATAAATGCCAAATACTCTGATAAGCCTCCACTTTTGCTAAGAGTGTTTGTCTCCCCCTGCAGCCTGGAGATGACATAGTTTTAATGGCTGAGGCTCTAGAGAAGGCTTTCCTCCAAAAGGTCTCAGAAATGCCTCAGGAAGAAACTGAGATTGTTGTAATGACAGGGAAGGGACGTGGCCGGGGCCGGAGAGAAGGAGGTACAGGATTTACCCTTTTACACTACTGTTCGTTTTCTGCACATGTTTTTGGAGCTGGCCTCTGTAAGATGGGATATTTATCCaagtctcttcttctctcactaAGGTCTGAATGTAAAACCAGGGCCCATCATTGATTCTTCGTCCACGACTCCTCAAACACGTGGTCTGTCAAACCTCTCAACAGCACCGCAGACCAGAGGACCAGTGCAGGGCCCGCCTTCACTACCTCCCCAGCCTTTGATGCAGGCCCTGCCGCCCCATGTGCCCCCAACGTTATCCAGCCATGCGCCACAGCTTGGAGCTCCCTACTCCCTGGGCCAATCAGACTGCGCTCCTCAAGTTCCCATCTTGACTTCTGTGCCTCCCCCTGCTCAGACTTCCCTTCCCCCAGCATCCATTCAGAGCACTGCCCCCATGCTGCAGAACCCTGTAACCATGACCAAAGTGAGTGTGATTGACACAGGGAAATATGCTTGGGCAGGTGGGCACATTTTTGACCATGCTTCAGAGCATTAGACAGGTGTGGTTAAGTTTTAGTTTTATCTCATTCTAATCGCTTATTTCCTTGCCCTTTTGccctgtttttctgctttctttataTTCACTTCTATCTAGCAAAGAAAGAGCCAGAAAAGGAAAGCAGACACTACAACGCCCACAGCAAACGACCAACTGAGTGAGTCTTCACCAGCAGAATCTAAATCTGGGAAGACACTACCCAGGCGAGAGAGTACTCGGCCTACGAAACTGATGAAGAAGGATGCTCCAGACTCCCAGCATCACATAGGCATGGTTATGGGACTGAGCGGACCAAGTGGAGGTCATAGCCCCAAACCACAGGATCAGCTGGGATACTGCGCTAGTCTGGTTAGGGACATGCTGTCAAAGAAGCACACTGCTTATGCCTGGCCATTTTACAAACCCGTTGATGTGGATGCACTGGGACTACACGATTATCATGATATCATCAAGCATCCAATGGACCTCAGCACCATCAAGGTGTGTTGAAGATGGCATAGTTTATTAACGGCACCATAAGATATTGAAAAGAGGTTTTGTGGCATGGCAAGTAATTAATATCCTTGGTGTGTTTAATAGGCCAAGCTGGAGAACAGGCAATACCGGGAACCCCAAGAGTTTGCTGCTGATGTACGATTAATGTTTTCCAACTGCTACAAATACAATCCACCTGATCATGAAGTGGTAGCTATGGCACGCAGGCTGCAGGTAAATATTGTCTAACATCCAAACAATGTTACTTAGGTAAACAAGGTCTGGCGGTTCATCAATATAGAATTAAATTGATCTTTGATAGATGATTGATCATATCAGACATCATGATATTTCATTACTTAACCTGGGTATTAGGGATGTAATGTTTGTAATCCACGTTTTTTACTTATGCTGCATTTTGCTTGCAATGTATTAACTGTACTGTTAAGTAGTACAAGAACTGGAATGCCAATCATCCTTTTTGTCAGCTAACTTGCAAGCATCCACTCTCAGAGATAAGTGAACAACAATCTCAGTGTGTCACTGTTGTTTTAGTTTACATTTGCAACAAAgctctgtctcagtgtttgttgtggCGTTTTGGGTCTGTTCCTGTAAACATACACATGTGTTTTGCTTagcttgttgtgtttctttttattttataggATGTCTTTGAAATGCGCTTTGCCAAGATGCCAGATGAACCTGAGAGCAAGCCTCTGGTCTCTGCCCCAGCTCCTACACTTCACCATCCTGCCCCCGTTAAACCCCAGCCTCCTTTGGCCCCTGTCGCCTCGTCTTCAGACAGCTCCAGTGACTCGTCCTCTGAGTCTGAGTCTTCCACAGATGACTCggaagaagagagagcacaAAGATTGGCAGAGCTCCAGGAACAGGTCAGTGACCAGAGAAGATTCAAGGTAGCGGCTAATTTGTTGTCCTACCCTTGTTACCCTTTGATAACTGGTCTCTTCTCTTGATATAGTTAAAGGCTGTCCACGAGCAGCTGGCTGCCCTGTCCCAACCACAAGCCAGCAAaccaaagagaaaagagaaggaaaagaaggagaagaaaaaagataaacataAGAAAAAAGGAGGCATGCCTAGCCTTGTAGATGAAATCCAGGATGCTACACCTGTTTCGCAGCTCTCTAAGAAGACCAAGACcagtaacaataataacaaagaGGTTGTTCCCAAGAAGAAACCCAGGTGGGTATCAAATTTGTATAAACTTTCTCTGTGTCAGGCATTCGGTTAAAGTAACAGCTTGATATTAGATGTTTTTTTAGCCACCAGCTTGTCATTACACAATTCAATATTACCCTCACTCAATTTTGTATCTGCTCCTATGTGTTTTGCCTTTGTAGTAAAAAGGAGGGGATGAAAAGCAATCATCCCTCCAACCTGCAGCCAGTTCCCAGTCTTGAAGATGACCTGGGGGCAGCCGGATCATCAGCTATAGGGGAAAAGTGCAAACCTATGACATACGAAGAGAAGAGGCAGCTAAGCTTGGACATCAACAAGCTTCCTGGGGACAAGCTTGGCCGTGTAGTGCATATCATCCAGTCTAGAGAGCCCTCACTCAAAAACTCAAACCCTGATGAGATCGAGATTGACTTTGAGACGCTAAAGCCTTCCACTCTGCGCGAGCTGGAGAGATATGTGTCTTCCTGCCTCCGCAAGAAGAAAAAGGTTCCAGGTAACCAGCTAGAAAAACAACAAGGGGAACTTGTCACTCTATGTCTGAAAACCTGAAGATTCTGTAGTTTATttagaaatgtgaaattatGAAATTGCCCATGGTAATTTCACATTTGATGATATATTTTAGAAATGCATGAACACATAattgttgttttgcagttgAGAAGCCTGTGGAGTCGATGGCGACCTCCAAAAAGACTGGATCCTCTTCAGAGAGCAGTGCCTCCAGCACAGACAGTGAAGCTGAGGGGACAGGTGACTTGCTGCACATGTGATAAGTCAAAGAACCCATAATCAAAAACATGAGGTGAAGTGCCTAATCTTTATGTCACTTTTCTTAGGAAtgataaaacagcagaagaagaagagccagTCTGTGAAAGAGGGGAAGAAGATGCATCTTCACGTTCAGAGTGGCCCTCCTCAGACTGGACTTCTTTCCCAAGCTGCAGGCCTTCAGCCCAGCAGTcagttgaagcagcagcagcatcagccaTCACCTGCAGGCTTCATTGTTCCCCCTGTAGCTGCTCTTGAGTCTTCGCAGTTGCTTGAGACTAGCTTTGAGTCCCTGCCCCCTTTCGGCCCGCCCCTCATGCATATATCCCACCACACCGGCAACTCCTCCTCACCTGCGCCTCCACACCTTAACGCTCATTCTGCTGGGCCAGTGTCCCCTGAGACCCACCCCTTCCTCAACCAGCATCCCATCCTCCCATCTCCAGGTAAGGCTGTGTGCAGGCTG of Chelmon rostratus isolate fCheRos1 chromosome 17, fCheRos1.pri, whole genome shotgun sequence contains these proteins:
- the brd4 gene encoding bromodomain-containing protein 4 isoform X3, encoding MDYKMHAKSNDLLDFQKLDALLEKIAHSVSVKRESSEECNGISSALSVESVPGPRLNWCPASTTTPAPAPAPALGPEPTPNPVRMGDGLDAAQMSGSSSSSQGHAQQQGNPSPPEYINPSRPKRQTNQLQYLLKMVVKALWKHQFAWPFHAPVDAVKLNLPDYYTIIKNPMDMGTIKKRLENSYYWNAQECIQDFNTMFTNCYIYNKPGDDIVLMAEALEKAFLQKVSEMPQEETEIVVMTGKGRGRGRREGGLNVKPGPIIDSSSTTPQTRGLSNLSTAPQTRGPVQGPPSLPPQPLMQALPPHVPPTLSSHAPQLGAPYSLGQSDCAPQVPILTSVPPPAQTSLPPASIQSTAPMLQNPVTMTKQRKSQKRKADTTTPTANDQLSESSPAESKSGKTLPRRESTRPTKLMKKDAPDSQHHIGMVMGLSGPSGGHSPKPQDQLGYCASLVRDMLSKKHTAYAWPFYKPVDVDALGLHDYHDIIKHPMDLSTIKAKLENRQYREPQEFAADVRLMFSNCYKYNPPDHEVVAMARRLQDVFEMRFAKMPDEPESKPLVSAPAPTLHHPAPVKPQPPLAPVASSSDSSSDSSSESESSTDDSEEERAQRLAELQEQLKAVHEQLAALSQPQASKPKRKEKEKKEKKKDKHKKKGGMPSLVDEIQDATPVSQLSKKTKTSNNNNKEVVPKKKPSKKEGMKSNHPSNLQPVPSLEDDLGAAGSSAIGEKCKPMTYEEKRQLSLDINKLPGDKLGRVVHIIQSREPSLKNSNPDEIEIDFETLKPSTLRELERYVSSCLRKKKKVPVEKPVESMATSKKTGSSSESSASSTDSEAEGTGMIKQQKKKSQSVKEGKKMHLHVQSGPPQTGLLSQAAGLQPSSQLKQQQHQPSPAGFIVPPVAALESSQLLETSFESLPPFGPPLMHISHHTGNSSSPAPPHLNAHSAGPVSPETHPFLNQHPILPSPALHSSMPQQPSRPSHKAAPLHPKPPQQQPAPPQQQPTLQQQQQQQQQQQQLQPQSVAPPPQHQLSSQILHPPQPLHQRPMSPPTLTPQGLLSSQPPQMLLEDDEEPGSTTPMNQVQLYLQQFQQTRQPQQSMQSLQAQARQQQQQQQQQQQQQQQQQQQQPGQTSLLQSIQGQSQLSSQTALPPPQLPVQPQAQPAPSHQAPPQQMPLHQARHMQHTQQQQQQPQQQQLNYQQGPGLAGQSQGSQHKISMPTNKAQQLIQQQQEQPSPRPTKTDPYNTSHMRDNSSPLMMHSPQLPQYPPVSHQSPPHNMQPKKQRAPGNQGGLKEEKLPPSPVMRGEPFNPAMRPDHHKHPDIKPSQPGHGQQNVKSMDSSRPVIRSSEPSGPPPSLQDKDKFKQESKVPIAPKKDVKLKNMGSWASLAQKSTSTPLSAVKSSSDSFEQFRRAAREKEEREKALKAQAEQAEKDRLRREQDKLRGRDEEDIMEPSRRVHEEPRRRLEQQHIQAPSQQQQQQQQPQQQQQQQQQQEPQPAAIQQPPQPPTPPQPATQNPLDQQRELARRREQERRRREAMEATIDMNFQSDLMAIFEENLF
- the brd4 gene encoding bromodomain-containing protein 4 isoform X2, whose protein sequence is MDYKMHAKSNDLLDFQKLDALLEKIAHSVSVKRESSEECNGISSALSVESVPGPRLNWCPASTTTPAPAPAPALGPEPTPNPVRMGDGLDAAQMSGSSSSSQGHAQQQGNPSPPEYINPSRPKRQTNQLQYLLKMVVKALWKHQFAWPFHAPVDAVKLNLPDYYTIIKNPMDMGTIKKRLENSYYWNAQECIQDFNTMFTNCYIYNKPGDDIVLMAEALEKAFLQKVSEMPQEETEIVVMTGKGRGRGRREGGLNVKPGPIIDSSSTTPQTRGLSNLSTAPQTRGPVQGPPSLPPQPLMQALPPHVPPTLSSHAPQLGAPYSLGQSDCAPQVPILTSVPPPAQTSLPPASIQSTAPMLQNPVTMTKQRKSQKRKADTTTPTANDQLSESSPAESKSGKTLPRRESTRPTKLMKKDAPDSQHHIGMVMGLSGPSGGHSPKPQDQLGYCASLVRDMLSKKHTAYAWPFYKPVDVDALGLHDYHDIIKHPMDLSTIKAKLENRQYREPQEFAADVRLMFSNCYKYNPPDHEVVAMARRLQDVFEMRFAKMPDEPESKPLVSAPAPTLHHPAPVKPQPPLAPVASSSDSSSDSSSESESSTDDSEEERAQRLAELQEQLKAVHEQLAALSQPQASKPKRKEKEKKEKKKDKHKKKGGMPSLVDEIQDATPVSQLSKKTKTSNNNNKEVVPKKKPSKKEGMKSNHPSNLQPVPSLEDDLGAAGSSAIGEKCKPMTYEEKRQLSLDINKLPGDKLGRVVHIIQSREPSLKNSNPDEIEIDFETLKPSTLRELERYVSSCLRKKKKVPVEKPVESMATSKKTGSSSESSASSTDSEAEGTGMIKQQKKKSQSVKEGKKMHLHVQSGPPQTGLLSQAAGLQPSSQLKQQQHQPSPAGFIVPPVAALESSQLLETSFESLPPFGPPLMHISHHTGNSSSPAPPHLNAHSAGPVSPETHPFLNQHPILPSPALHSSMPQQPSRPSHKAAPLHPKPPQQQPAPPQQQPTLQQQQQQQQQQQQLQPQSVAPPPQHQLSSQILHPPQPLHQRPMSPPTLTPQGLLSSQPPQMLLEDDEEPGSTTPMNQVQLYLQQFQQTRQPQQSMQSLQAQARQQQQQQQQQQQQQQQQQQQQPGQTSLLQSIQGQSQLSSQTALPPPQLPVQPQAQPAPSHQAPPQQMPLHQARHMQHTQQQQQQPQQQQLNYQQGPGLAGQSQGSQHKISMPTNKAQQLIQQQQEQPSPRPTKTDPYNTSHMRDNSSPLMMHSPQLPQYPPVSHQSPPHNMQPKKRAPGNQGGLKEEKLPPSPVMRGEPFNPAMRPDHHKHPDIKPSQPGHGQQNVKSMDSSRPVIRSSEPSGPPPSLQDKDKFKQESKVPIAPKKVQDVKLKNMGSWASLAQKSTSTPLSAVKSSSDSFEQFRRAAREKEEREKALKAQAEQAEKDRLRREQDKLRGRDEEDIMEPSRRVHEEPRRRLEQQHIQAPSQQQQQQQQPQQQQQQQQQQEPQPAAIQQPPQPPTPPQPATQNPLDQQRELARRREQERRRREAMEATIDMNFQSDLMAIFEENLF